Proteins from one Deinococcus sedimenti genomic window:
- a CDS encoding mannose-1-phosphate guanylyltransferase, protein MTFYPVILAGGSGERFWPLSRKSKPKQFLTLESSGRSLLQTTAERLTAGQDGLEHLMIVTANEHRGHVLEHLPDLPLENLLVEPVPRDTAAAILYGALTVHRDDPDAVMGVFPADHRIDDADGFHQVLGRAVEYARTHDVLVTLGMTPGYAATGYGYIEQGQEDGQTGVYRVQRFTEKPDADLARQFLSTGRYLWNSGMFIWRVETILRAFETLVPELYQQMLEASRVRGGLRQVYPTLPKISVDYAILEQAKNVAVIPASFGWDDLGDWNALERLLKGDGGNVAVGRHVSLDTGGAIMYTTGGEDLIATIGLEDVVVVRAGDVTLVVRKDRTQDIKKVVAQLKANPDLARFA, encoded by the coding sequence ATGACCTTCTACCCGGTGATCCTCGCGGGCGGCAGCGGTGAGCGCTTCTGGCCCCTGTCCCGTAAGAGTAAACCCAAGCAGTTCCTGACCCTGGAAAGCAGCGGCCGCAGCCTGCTGCAGACCACCGCCGAGCGCCTGACCGCCGGACAGGACGGCCTTGAGCACCTGATGATCGTGACCGCCAACGAGCACCGCGGACACGTCCTGGAGCACCTCCCGGACCTGCCACTGGAGAACCTGCTGGTCGAACCGGTGCCGCGCGACACGGCCGCCGCGATCCTCTACGGCGCCCTGACCGTTCACCGCGACGACCCGGACGCCGTCATGGGCGTCTTCCCGGCCGACCACCGCATCGACGATGCAGACGGATTCCATCAGGTGCTCGGGCGTGCCGTGGAGTACGCCCGCACTCACGACGTCCTGGTGACCCTGGGCATGACGCCCGGGTACGCCGCGACCGGTTACGGGTACATCGAGCAGGGCCAGGAGGACGGTCAGACTGGCGTCTACCGCGTGCAGCGCTTCACCGAGAAACCCGACGCGGATCTCGCCCGGCAGTTCCTGAGCACCGGACGCTACCTGTGGAACTCCGGGATGTTCATCTGGCGGGTGGAGACCATCCTCCGCGCCTTCGAGACGCTGGTTCCGGAGCTCTACCAGCAGATGCTGGAGGCTTCCAGGGTGCGCGGCGGCCTGCGGCAGGTGTACCCGACGCTGCCGAAGATCAGCGTGGACTACGCCATCCTCGAGCAGGCGAAAAACGTCGCGGTGATTCCCGCCAGTTTCGGCTGGGATGACCTGGGCGACTGGAACGCACTGGAACGGCTGTTGAAGGGTGACGGCGGGAACGTCGCCGTGGGCCGGCACGTGAGTCTCGACACCGGCGGGGCCATCATGTACACCACCGGGGGCGAGGACCTGATCGCCACCATCGGCCTGGAGGACGTGGTCGTCGTGCGCGCCGGGGACGTGACCCTGGTCGTCCGCAAGGACCGCACGCAGGACATCAAGAAGGTCGTGGCTCAGCTCAAGGCCAACCCGGACCTCGCGCGCTTCGCGTAA